In Bacillota bacterium, a single window of DNA contains:
- a CDS encoding DEAD/DEAH box helicase — translation MNPVLLNNVRRLGYVEPTPIQTSSIPPVLAGLDVVATAETGSGKTAAFLLPLYHRLLLSRQRGKTRGLILCPTREIALQTHEEAEKIGRNTGLNSTAIYGGVGFEPQMKALKKGADIVVATPGRLLDHAGRQTIRFQDMEILVLDEADRMLDMGFLPDIKRILQCLPASRQTLLYSATMPQEIQALADRLMKEPARIAVGRPATPPGTVVQVLYHTSHQEKTWLLTKLLPAQWAESALVFTRTKHRADRLTRQLIRAGFGAACIHGNRTQRQRETALDGFRRGRFRVLVATDIAARGLDVQGVTHVINYDLPPVADDYVHRIGRTARAGASGCAVSLVTDDDMKALAQIEKGLGYRIRLAATPTADTATGERQSPTARR, via the coding sequence TTGAATCCTGTTCTCCTCAACAATGTGCGCAGGCTAGGCTATGTGGAACCCACTCCAATCCAGACCTCTAGCATCCCCCCGGTTCTCGCCGGGCTTGATGTGGTCGCTACCGCTGAGACCGGGAGCGGCAAGACGGCGGCCTTTCTCCTGCCCCTGTATCACCGCCTGTTGCTTTCACGACAGCGCGGGAAGACCAGAGGCCTGATCCTGTGCCCAACCCGGGAAATAGCCCTGCAGACCCATGAAGAGGCTGAGAAGATCGGTCGCAACACAGGGCTCAACAGCACTGCCATCTATGGTGGGGTGGGGTTTGAGCCACAGATGAAAGCGCTCAAAAAGGGCGCGGACATTGTGGTGGCTACCCCGGGCCGCCTGCTGGACCACGCCGGGCGGCAGACCATTCGCTTCCAGGACATGGAGATCCTCGTGCTGGACGAGGCTGACCGCATGTTGGACATGGGTTTTCTGCCAGACATCAAGCGTATCCTGCAGTGCCTTCCCGCCAGCCGGCAGACGCTCCTGTATTCCGCGACCATGCCCCAGGAGATCCAGGCCCTGGCGGATAGGCTCATGAAAGAGCCCGCCCGGATAGCGGTGGGCCGCCCCGCCACCCCCCCGGGCACGGTGGTTCAGGTTCTCTACCACACATCCCACCAGGAGAAGACATGGCTCCTCACGAAGCTCCTCCCGGCTCAGTGGGCCGAGAGTGCGCTGGTGTTCACCCGGACCAAGCACCGGGCGGACCGGCTGACCCGTCAACTGATCAGGGCTGGTTTTGGGGCTGCGTGCATACACGGGAATCGCACCCAGAGGCAACGCGAGACGGCCCTGGACGGTTTCCGGCGCGGGCGCTTCCGGGTCCTGGTGGCGACCGACATCGCGGCCCGGGGCCTTGATGTTCAGGGCGTTACCCATGTCATCAACTACGACCTGCCTCCAGTCGCCGATGACTACGTTCACCGCATCGGGCGAACAGCGCGAGCCGGGGCGAGTGGCTGCGCTGTGAGCCTGGTAACGGACGATGACATGAAGGCGCTCGCCCAGATCGAAAAGGGTCTGGGGTACCGGATCCGCCTGGCCGCCACACCAACCGCTGACACGGCCACCGGTGAAAGGCAGAGTCCCACCGCCCGCCGCTAG